The proteins below are encoded in one region of Fibrella aestuarina BUZ 2:
- a CDS encoding PQQ-dependent sugar dehydrogenase, translating into MNKTLRSSSLTLSLFALASYCTAPVALATPPAKPPRVIKRAILPTDLKMPTGFAASIVADGLSAPRHLVVSKTGDIYVKLGKLQEGKGIYRLRDTNNDGVTDEKTGFGDYPGTGIFLKDGYLYTSSNNSIFRYKLNERDEVTNPDSPEKLVSGLREKERDKSKSIALDNAGNIYVNIASDNDRCREPNSGKGQMPCALLDSAAGIWRFNANVPNQTFASGVRFATGLKNVVGLDWNPKTNSLFVMQHGRGAFDDFYPQYYTPQQSAELPAETMYELHQGDDAGWPYSYYDHIQKKKIMAPEYGGDGKKAATGKIIDPVAAFPAHMGPNGLLFYTGTAFPERYRNGAFIAFHGQSQAMHKGYLVGFVPFKNGKPSGPWEIFADNFAGTDLVKPTGPVQHRPCGLAQGPDGSLYVTDDLNGTIFKISYQAQRPTRKPTAAQKR; encoded by the coding sequence ATGAACAAAACCCTACGCTCCTCTAGCCTCACCCTATCGCTCTTTGCGCTGGCGAGCTACTGCACCGCACCGGTTGCGCTGGCCACTCCGCCCGCCAAACCACCCCGCGTGATCAAACGGGCCATTTTGCCCACCGACCTCAAAATGCCAACGGGCTTTGCGGCGTCGATCGTGGCCGACGGGCTGAGCGCCCCGCGCCATCTGGTCGTGAGCAAAACCGGCGACATCTACGTGAAGCTGGGTAAACTACAGGAGGGCAAAGGCATCTACCGCCTGCGCGACACCAACAACGATGGTGTTACCGACGAGAAAACGGGCTTCGGCGATTACCCCGGTACGGGCATTTTCCTGAAAGACGGCTACCTCTACACGTCTTCGAACAACAGCATTTTCCGGTACAAACTAAACGAGCGCGACGAGGTGACGAACCCCGACAGCCCGGAGAAACTGGTGTCGGGCCTGCGCGAGAAAGAGCGCGACAAGTCGAAGTCCATCGCGCTCGACAATGCGGGCAATATCTACGTCAACATCGCGTCGGACAACGACCGCTGCCGGGAACCCAACAGCGGCAAGGGGCAGATGCCCTGCGCCCTGCTCGACTCAGCGGCGGGCATCTGGCGCTTCAACGCCAACGTGCCCAATCAGACGTTTGCCAGTGGCGTGCGGTTTGCGACCGGCCTCAAAAACGTGGTCGGCCTCGACTGGAACCCCAAAACCAACAGCCTGTTTGTGATGCAACACGGCCGGGGCGCCTTCGACGATTTCTACCCGCAGTACTACACGCCGCAGCAAAGCGCCGAACTCCCCGCCGAAACTATGTACGAATTGCACCAGGGCGATGATGCCGGCTGGCCCTACAGCTATTACGACCATATCCAGAAGAAGAAAATAATGGCCCCGGAATACGGTGGTGACGGCAAGAAGGCGGCTACGGGGAAAATCATCGACCCGGTGGCGGCGTTTCCGGCGCACATGGGGCCCAACGGTCTGTTGTTTTACACCGGGACGGCCTTCCCAGAGCGGTACCGCAACGGCGCATTTATTGCCTTCCACGGGCAGTCGCAGGCGATGCACAAAGGGTATCTGGTCGGGTTTGTGCCGTTTAAAAACGGGAAGCCCTCGGGCCCCTGGGAAATCTTTGCCGACAATTTCGCCGGTACGGACCTGGTCAAGCCCACCGGCCCCGTGCAACACCGGCCCTGTGGCCTCGCGCAAGGCCCCGACGGTTCGCTCTACGTGACCGACGACCTGAACGGCACCATCTTCAAGATTAGCTACCAGGCCCAACGCCCCACCCGCAAACCGACGGCGGCGCAGAAGCGGTAA
- a CDS encoding SDR family NAD(P)-dependent oxidoreductase — protein MDAKKKIALITGGSRGLGKNMALAIAKKGFDVVLTYHSQQGEAEAVVAQIEQLGQKAAALQLDTGAVSSFEPFSQQLTAVLGNTFAADRFDFLVNNAGIGGNSPIGQTNEAEFDQLVNIHFKGVLFLTEQLLPLLNDGGRIINISSGLARFTSPGRAVYGSLKGAVETLTLYMAKELGPRGITVNVVAPGAIETDFSGGVVRDNPDVNRHIASITALGRVGLPDDIGGVVAFLCTDDARWINAQRIEVSGGMNL, from the coding sequence ATGGACGCGAAAAAGAAGATTGCCCTGATAACGGGCGGAAGCCGGGGTTTGGGCAAAAACATGGCGCTTGCCATCGCCAAAAAAGGATTCGACGTGGTGCTGACCTACCACAGCCAGCAAGGTGAAGCCGAAGCGGTGGTTGCGCAGATTGAGCAGCTCGGCCAGAAAGCCGCGGCCCTGCAACTGGATACGGGTGCTGTGAGCAGCTTTGAGCCCTTCAGCCAGCAACTGACGGCCGTTCTGGGCAACACGTTTGCCGCCGACCGGTTCGATTTCCTGGTCAATAACGCCGGCATTGGCGGCAACTCGCCCATCGGCCAGACCAACGAAGCGGAGTTCGACCAACTGGTGAACATTCATTTCAAGGGCGTGCTGTTTCTGACCGAGCAACTACTGCCGCTGCTCAACGACGGCGGGCGCATCATCAACATTTCGTCGGGGCTGGCCCGGTTTACCTCACCCGGCCGGGCGGTATACGGGTCGCTGAAGGGCGCTGTCGAAACCCTCACGTTATACATGGCGAAGGAGCTGGGGCCGCGTGGCATTACGGTGAACGTAGTAGCGCCGGGGGCCATCGAAACCGACTTTAGTGGTGGCGTAGTGCGCGACAACCCCGACGTCAACCGCCACATCGCGAGTATTACGGCGTTGGGCCGCGTGGGCCTGCCCGACGACATTGGCGGCGTGGTGGCGTTCCTCTGCACCGACGATGCCCGCTGGATCAACGCCCAGCGCATCGAGGTATCGGGCGGCATGAACCTGTAA
- a CDS encoding Gfo/Idh/MocA family protein, translating into MSPLNVPGDGQPQPTGPQAPLMNRKGFLQVASGAVAVGAVGSLMASCQTQGQTPSYPVPTSGTYKTPTGQQVPTSPPYSPPATVPGEADKPIELEAWKSDADRKSAPVPTPLPADQRVGYALVGLGHLTLEEILPAFGQCKKSKPVALVSGSPEKLQKVAKQYGIKPTSCYSYADYDKLKDNSEVQVIYIVLPNSMHAEFTIRGAQAGKHILCEKPMANSSAECQAMIDACKKANRKLMVAYRIHYEPYNRYVREQLQKNEYGKPKFVDAFNCQSSANPQHWRHIKALAGGGALPDIGLYCLNTTRFILGEEPTEVFAYTQSDPNNPLFKEVEEVCSWQMKFPSGVIANCATHYNVHDSRQYRVMTERGWYELTNAYAYEGQKLTTSRADGAIVRQENVSITPKNQFATEIDYFSECVSDDKAPYSTGEEGLQDQRIMEAIYQSAREGRPVKLPAIDKKDAFRGPEPNLQ; encoded by the coding sequence ATGTCTCCGCTCAACGTACCTGGCGACGGGCAGCCACAACCGACTGGCCCCCAAGCGCCTTTGATGAACCGAAAAGGATTTTTGCAGGTAGCCAGTGGTGCCGTGGCCGTGGGGGCTGTGGGTAGCCTGATGGCGTCCTGCCAGACGCAGGGGCAAACGCCCTCTTACCCCGTTCCGACCTCCGGCACTTACAAAACCCCGACGGGGCAACAGGTGCCTACCTCGCCGCCCTATTCGCCACCGGCCACAGTACCGGGCGAAGCCGACAAACCCATCGAGCTGGAAGCCTGGAAATCGGACGCCGACCGGAAATCGGCCCCGGTGCCCACGCCCCTCCCGGCCGACCAACGGGTGGGCTACGCCCTGGTGGGGCTGGGCCACCTGACGCTGGAAGAGATTCTGCCCGCCTTTGGGCAATGCAAGAAGTCGAAGCCGGTTGCGCTGGTGAGCGGTAGCCCCGAGAAGCTACAGAAAGTGGCGAAGCAGTACGGCATCAAACCGACCAGTTGCTACAGCTACGCCGACTACGACAAGCTGAAAGACAACTCCGAGGTGCAGGTGATCTACATTGTGCTGCCCAACTCCATGCATGCTGAGTTTACGATCCGGGGCGCGCAGGCGGGCAAGCACATCCTCTGCGAAAAGCCGATGGCCAATTCGTCGGCCGAGTGCCAGGCGATGATCGACGCCTGCAAAAAAGCCAACCGCAAACTGATGGTGGCCTACCGCATACACTACGAGCCCTACAACCGCTACGTGCGCGAGCAGCTTCAGAAAAACGAGTATGGCAAGCCTAAGTTCGTGGATGCGTTCAACTGCCAGTCGTCGGCCAATCCGCAGCACTGGCGGCACATCAAGGCGCTGGCGGGCGGTGGTGCCTTGCCCGACATTGGCTTGTATTGCCTCAATACGACCCGCTTTATTCTGGGCGAGGAGCCGACCGAAGTGTTTGCCTACACGCAGAGCGACCCCAACAATCCGCTGTTTAAGGAGGTAGAAGAGGTGTGCTCGTGGCAGATGAAATTTCCGAGTGGCGTCATCGCCAACTGCGCCACCCACTACAACGTGCACGACTCACGCCAGTACCGGGTCATGACCGAGCGCGGCTGGTATGAGCTGACCAACGCCTACGCCTACGAAGGTCAGAAACTGACGACGTCGCGGGCCGACGGCGCCATTGTGCGGCAGGAAAACGTCAGCATTACGCCCAAAAACCAGTTTGCCACCGAGATCGACTACTTCTCGGAATGCGTCAGCGACGATAAAGCGCCGTACTCGACGGGTGAAGAGGGCTTGCAGGATCAGCGCATCATGGAAGCCATCTACCAGTCGGCGCGGGAAGGGCGGCCGGTTAAGCTGCCAGCCATTGACAAAAAAGATGCGTTTCGGGGGCCGGAACCCAACTTACAGTGA
- a CDS encoding DUF1059 domain-containing protein: MKTLKCSDVGFDCPAQIHAETDEEVLTQAAEHASSVHGVTVTPEMAEGIKTLIREEPA; the protein is encoded by the coding sequence ATGAAAACCCTGAAATGCAGCGATGTGGGCTTCGATTGTCCCGCCCAGATTCATGCTGAAACCGACGAAGAGGTGCTCACTCAGGCTGCCGAGCACGCCAGTTCCGTACACGGTGTCACCGTGACGCCCGAGATGGCCGAAGGCATCAAAACCCTGATTCGGGAAGAGCCCGCCTAA
- a CDS encoding helix-turn-helix domain-containing protein translates to MTGKSLADFYQDISAVVPVEINREIGHFNVFRIADLMAIRSKKGVMPYDRRAYYKISLISGRNKAEYADKVIEIERNALLFATPKIPYHYVPLDEQQAGSFCVFTDDFLVSTKSGVVLDDLPLFQPGTVPIFQLTDDEADDLRYIFNKMHKELASDYAYKYDLLRNYVLELIHFGQKLQPATSLYPTHTASARISSLFIELLERQFPIESPGQRIRLRTANDYARQLAVHVNHLNKVLKEHTGKTTTDLISGRLVQEAKILLRQTDWTISEISYSLGFEEVAHFSNFFRKQTALSPVAFRN, encoded by the coding sequence ATGACGGGTAAATCATTGGCCGACTTTTATCAGGACATATCGGCAGTTGTGCCAGTGGAGATCAACCGAGAAATCGGGCATTTCAACGTGTTCCGCATTGCCGATCTGATGGCGATCCGGTCCAAGAAAGGCGTGATGCCCTACGACCGGCGGGCCTACTACAAAATCAGCCTGATCAGCGGGCGCAACAAGGCCGAATACGCCGACAAGGTGATCGAGATTGAGCGAAACGCGCTGCTCTTTGCCACGCCCAAAATCCCGTATCACTACGTCCCGCTCGACGAACAGCAGGCCGGGTCATTCTGCGTCTTTACCGACGACTTTCTGGTGTCGACCAAAAGCGGCGTCGTGCTCGACGACCTGCCGCTGTTCCAGCCCGGGACCGTGCCGATTTTCCAGCTAACCGACGACGAAGCCGACGACCTGCGCTACATTTTCAACAAGATGCACAAAGAGTTGGCGTCGGACTATGCCTATAAATACGATCTGCTGCGGAATTACGTGCTTGAACTCATTCACTTCGGGCAGAAGTTGCAACCGGCCACCTCGCTCTACCCCACGCATACGGCCTCGGCCCGGATTTCGTCGCTCTTTATCGAACTGCTCGAGCGGCAATTCCCGATCGAATCGCCGGGGCAGCGCATTCGCTTGCGTACGGCCAACGACTACGCCCGGCAACTCGCCGTGCACGTCAACCACCTCAACAAAGTCCTGAAGGAGCACACGGGCAAAACGACCACCGACCTCATCAGCGGGCGGCTCGTGCAGGAGGCCAAAATCCTGCTGCGCCAAACCGACTGGACCATCTCCGAAATCAGCTACAGCCTGGGGTTTGAAGAAGTGGCCCATTTTTCCAATTTCTTCCGCAAGCAAACGGCGCTGTCGCCCGTCGCGTTTCGCAACTGA
- a CDS encoding epoxide hydrolase family protein: MNPFQISIPQAVLDDLQMRLAQTRWSSEVAGMDWQLGTPRSYLQPLIQYWQYDFDWRKQEAFLNQFAQFKTELNGYGLHYIHERGKGDNPMPLLLSHGWPDSFYRFHKLIPLLTDPAAHGGRAEDAFDVIIPSLPGFGFSDRLTQQTGGYNAWTANQLHTLMTNTLGYTRYGAHGGDVGSGLTEALAMQHADSLTGIHLCDVPYWRLFATSPNGLSEAEQQYLQEGQQWQLTEGAYAVMQGTKPQTLAYGLNDSPVGLAAWITEKFYAWSDCNGALKSRFTTDELLTNITMYWATQTIRSSFAPFWDEPDQPWGDDVPRIDVPTGIALFPKDILPAPRALAERFYTLHRWTELPRGGHFAALEEPDLLAQELRDFFRPLR; this comes from the coding sequence ATGAACCCTTTTCAGATTAGTATTCCGCAGGCGGTGCTCGACGACCTGCAAATGCGGCTGGCCCAAACGCGCTGGTCGAGCGAAGTGGCCGGTATGGACTGGCAGCTGGGCACGCCGCGCTCGTACCTGCAACCGCTGATTCAGTACTGGCAGTACGACTTCGACTGGCGCAAGCAGGAGGCTTTCCTCAACCAGTTTGCCCAGTTCAAAACCGAGCTGAACGGCTATGGACTCCATTACATCCATGAACGCGGCAAGGGCGATAATCCCATGCCGCTGCTGCTCAGCCACGGCTGGCCCGATTCGTTTTATCGGTTCCACAAACTGATTCCGCTGCTGACCGACCCTGCGGCCCACGGTGGCCGGGCCGAAGATGCTTTCGACGTGATTATTCCCAGCCTGCCGGGCTTTGGCTTTTCGGATAGACTGACGCAGCAAACCGGGGGTTACAACGCGTGGACGGCCAACCAACTGCACACGCTCATGACCAACACGCTGGGTTACACGCGCTACGGTGCCCACGGCGGCGATGTGGGTAGCGGCCTGACGGAGGCGCTGGCGATGCAGCACGCCGATTCGCTGACCGGCATTCACCTCTGTGACGTGCCCTACTGGCGGCTGTTTGCAACCAGCCCCAATGGGCTATCGGAAGCCGAGCAACAGTACCTTCAGGAAGGGCAGCAGTGGCAGCTGACGGAAGGGGCTTATGCTGTAATGCAGGGCACCAAACCGCAAACGCTTGCCTATGGCCTAAACGACTCCCCGGTGGGCCTGGCGGCCTGGATCACGGAGAAATTCTATGCCTGGAGCGACTGCAATGGCGCGCTGAAAAGCCGGTTCACAACCGACGAGCTGCTGACGAACATCACGATGTACTGGGCGACCCAAACGATTCGGTCGTCGTTTGCCCCGTTCTGGGATGAACCCGATCAGCCCTGGGGCGATGACGTCCCTCGTATCGACGTACCCACGGGCATCGCCCTTTTTCCGAAAGACATTCTACCGGCGCCGCGCGCACTGGCCGAGCGGTTCTATACCCTGCACCGCTGGACCGAGCTACCCAGGGGCGGTCATTTTGCGGCGCTCGAAGAACCCGACCTGCTCGCTCAGGAGCTGCGCGACTTCTTCCGGCCGCTCCGCTAA
- a CDS encoding AAA domain-containing protein translates to MTYFDEQLALLKRERQEDQDQYQQLTQTTSVAERRANGLTWYPIAIRGSELGRGDYLTVEVERPSHQDIPHRFRFGMPAVLFSNYNPKTDRVEGTVSHQSGNRLKLTLRVDELPDWSRDGKLGVEVLFDDNSYDEMEAALKTANTLSQKPGHPLIPILTGEQVPTFNAQTPAPVLPQLNPSQVAAVHKILSANELAIVHGPPGTGKTTTLIQAIKALIKQDRQKLLVVAPSNTAVDLLSEKLHDEGLNVLRIGNPARVSERLMALTLDHKVSTHPHMNAAKKLKKQANEFRTMAHKYKRNFGKAEREQRKALFDEAHRLLKDVGQAEQYVIDDLIANAQVVTATLVGANNYTVRDLTYHTVVIDEAGQALEPACWIPILKAQKVVLAGDHCQLPPTIKSAEAARNGLGTTLLEKCVALHPEAVTLLNEQYRMHEHIMGYSSQVFYDNQVKAHPSVARHALFADDTALAFVDTAGCGFDEKLDGTSSTNPDEAALLIRHLTQLVGDLSQRYSLGTFPTIAVISPYKQQINVLTEQLKNSPELQPYSGHISVNTIDSFQGQERDIVYISLVRSNTEGDIGFLSDIRRMNVAMTRARKKLVIFGDSATLASLPFYSDFITYAEALGTYQSAWEWM, encoded by the coding sequence ATGACTTATTTTGATGAGCAGCTCGCCCTACTGAAGCGCGAACGGCAGGAAGACCAGGATCAGTACCAGCAACTGACCCAGACGACCTCCGTAGCCGAGCGGCGGGCCAATGGCCTCACCTGGTACCCCATCGCTATCCGGGGCTCTGAGCTGGGCCGCGGCGACTACCTGACCGTCGAGGTCGAACGCCCTTCCCACCAGGATATTCCGCATCGGTTTCGGTTTGGTATGCCCGCCGTGCTGTTCAGTAATTACAACCCCAAAACCGACCGCGTCGAAGGCACCGTGTCGCACCAGAGCGGCAACCGGCTCAAGCTCACCCTGCGGGTCGATGAGCTACCCGACTGGTCGCGCGATGGCAAGCTGGGCGTCGAAGTCCTGTTCGATGACAACAGCTACGACGAGATGGAAGCCGCCCTTAAAACGGCGAATACGCTGAGCCAAAAGCCCGGTCATCCTCTCATCCCGATTCTGACGGGCGAGCAGGTGCCCACGTTCAACGCACAGACGCCCGCGCCGGTGTTGCCCCAACTGAACCCCAGTCAGGTAGCGGCGGTGCACAAAATTTTGTCGGCCAACGAGCTGGCGATCGTCCACGGCCCGCCGGGTACGGGCAAGACCACCACGCTGATTCAGGCCATCAAGGCGCTGATCAAACAGGACAGGCAGAAACTGCTGGTGGTAGCACCCAGCAACACGGCGGTTGACCTCCTGAGTGAAAAGCTACACGACGAAGGGCTGAACGTGCTCCGGATCGGCAATCCGGCGCGCGTGTCGGAACGGCTGATGGCGCTCACGCTGGACCACAAGGTGAGTACGCACCCGCACATGAACGCGGCCAAAAAGCTGAAGAAGCAGGCCAACGAATTCCGGACGATGGCGCACAAGTACAAGCGCAATTTTGGTAAAGCTGAACGCGAGCAGCGCAAAGCCCTGTTCGACGAGGCCCACCGGCTGCTGAAAGACGTGGGGCAGGCCGAACAATACGTAATCGACGACCTGATTGCCAACGCGCAGGTAGTCACGGCCACGCTCGTTGGGGCCAACAACTACACCGTTCGCGACCTGACCTACCACACCGTCGTGATCGACGAAGCCGGGCAGGCGCTCGAACCCGCCTGCTGGATTCCCATCCTGAAAGCGCAGAAAGTGGTGCTGGCCGGTGACCACTGCCAGTTGCCGCCTACCATCAAATCGGCCGAAGCAGCCCGCAATGGCCTCGGCACGACCTTGCTGGAGAAATGCGTGGCCCTCCACCCCGAGGCGGTGACGCTCCTCAACGAGCAGTACCGCATGCATGAGCACATCATGGGGTATTCGTCGCAGGTCTTCTACGACAACCAGGTGAAGGCTCACCCGTCGGTAGCCCGCCACGCGCTGTTCGCCGACGATACGGCGCTGGCGTTTGTCGATACGGCGGGTTGTGGTTTCGACGAAAAACTGGACGGCACCAGCTCGACCAATCCCGACGAAGCCGCCCTGCTTATCCGTCACCTGACCCAGTTGGTCGGCGACCTGAGCCAACGCTATAGCCTGGGTACGTTCCCGACGATCGCCGTGATCTCGCCCTACAAGCAGCAGATCAATGTACTGACCGAACAGCTCAAAAACAGCCCGGAACTACAGCCATACAGCGGCCACATTTCGGTAAACACGATCGACAGTTTTCAGGGGCAGGAGCGCGACATCGTGTATATATCGCTGGTCCGCAGCAACACCGAAGGCGACATCGGCTTTTTGTCGGATATCCGGCGCATGAACGTGGCCATGACCCGCGCCCGCAAAAAACTGGTGATCTTCGGCGACAGCGCCACGCTGGCGAGCCTGCCGTTCTACTCCGATTTCATCACCTACGCCGAAGCGCTGGGTACGTATCAGAGCGCTTGGGAATGGATGTAA
- a CDS encoding DUF3300 domain-containing protein yields the protein MNALKHFLPANALWLGLGLLVAHWQPTFAQIVDDNRPAATATADKPLLSAVAGYRDDVRQAVLLASQQPQVLDQLAQQQANSERAFTDLISSYGQTKQGWFYDIARFPDVLHSLAMLPRGTDRPTVDGLTKALPTDLQETAWRLYRHHHDDLVQVDYLNQQADQAFDNLIDPLDSPTQAAFRKLIALPDVLTTLTQQPDQTAQLGHDYQADPAGMTQRLATLHDSLTAQSDQDLASYQQELNQDPQARQELQQAGQAYAQANGYNGQINPNPAWPVNSPYYYQNPYPYWFGYPRWYGAAMWYPSAWWLNTGFYYGPGGGMVVFGLPSFGFSNWFFNYGYRGYYPHLYNRFNGFYARVYRPNRIWSPYNPSFLGAARRTFGPVGGVAGGRYANGYGYAGRTYGRSYSPGNVPGVSAPGGRTYAPPSRTPNYGGGNYSSGRGNFGAGRSFGGGFSNGGSFGGGRSYGGGGFGGGRGGRR from the coding sequence ATGAACGCGCTTAAACATTTCCTCCCGGCCAACGCGTTGTGGCTGGGACTGGGGCTCCTGGTAGCGCACTGGCAACCAACGTTCGCCCAAATCGTTGACGACAACCGCCCGGCCGCTACGGCTACTGCCGACAAGCCGCTGCTCTCGGCGGTGGCGGGCTACCGCGACGACGTGCGGCAGGCGGTGTTGCTGGCGAGCCAGCAGCCACAGGTGCTGGACCAACTGGCCCAACAACAGGCCAACAGTGAGCGGGCTTTTACTGACCTCATCAGCTCCTACGGACAGACGAAACAGGGTTGGTTTTACGACATAGCCCGCTTCCCCGACGTGCTCCACAGCCTGGCGATGCTGCCCCGAGGCACTGACCGTCCAACGGTCGATGGGCTGACGAAAGCGCTGCCGACCGATTTGCAGGAGACGGCTTGGCGCTTGTATCGCCATCACCACGACGATCTGGTGCAGGTCGATTACCTCAACCAGCAAGCCGACCAGGCGTTCGACAACCTCATTGACCCGCTCGATAGCCCCACGCAGGCTGCCTTCCGTAAGCTGATTGCCCTGCCCGACGTGCTGACGACCCTGACCCAGCAGCCCGACCAAACCGCTCAACTGGGCCATGATTATCAGGCCGACCCGGCGGGGATGACGCAGCGGCTGGCTACCCTGCACGACAGCCTCACGGCGCAGAGCGATCAGGATCTGGCCTCGTATCAGCAGGAGTTGAACCAGGACCCGCAGGCCCGGCAGGAGCTGCAACAGGCCGGACAGGCCTACGCCCAGGCCAATGGCTACAACGGGCAGATCAACCCGAACCCGGCCTGGCCCGTCAACTCACCGTACTATTACCAGAACCCTTATCCCTACTGGTTCGGCTATCCACGCTGGTACGGGGCGGCCATGTGGTATCCGTCGGCCTGGTGGCTCAATACGGGCTTCTACTATGGTCCCGGCGGCGGTATGGTCGTGTTTGGACTGCCCTCATTTGGCTTCTCCAACTGGTTCTTCAACTACGGCTACCGCGGCTATTACCCGCATCTCTACAACCGCTTCAATGGCTTCTACGCCCGCGTGTACCGGCCCAATCGCATCTGGTCGCCCTATAATCCGAGCTTCCTCGGCGCGGCCCGGCGCACATTCGGGCCGGTGGGCGGCGTGGCTGGTGGCCGCTATGCCAACGGCTATGGCTATGCGGGACGTACCTACGGCCGGTCGTATTCACCGGGCAACGTACCCGGCGTGAGTGCTCCCGGCGGACGTACCTACGCCCCCCCAAGCCGTACACCAAATTACGGCGGCGGCAACTACAGCAGCGGTCGCGGTAATTTCGGCGCCGGTCGTTCATTCGGTGGCGGTTTTAGCAATGGCGGCAGCTTCGGTGGCGGGCGCTCGTATGGCGGTGGTGGCTTCGGCGGTGGCCGGGGCGGCCGTCGGTAA
- a CDS encoding TetR/AcrR family transcriptional regulator, giving the protein MTAVAPGTFAKLRSHLVVLAVYPLMKEQIIAGARQLFNHYGVKTVRLEDVTHQLGISKKTLYQYFENKEELVRQMLDAQLGESLHEASAIQQQAANAIVGALQIWDRLIHYKQTVNPSLFLDIERHYPAAWALFQEGKRAYINTILVANLQAGIEQGLYRPDLNLTVLAWLWAEQSQCDVPSKGDEQVIKHLFIRGLLTQEGLRVYEGYVPPAPHPNPSP; this is encoded by the coding sequence ATGACAGCCGTTGCCCCAGGTACGTTCGCAAAGTTGCGTAGCCATCTGGTCGTTCTGGCGGTTTACCCCCTAATGAAAGAGCAGATTATCGCAGGAGCCCGGCAGTTGTTCAACCATTACGGCGTGAAGACCGTCCGGCTGGAAGACGTCACCCACCAATTGGGTATTTCCAAAAAGACGCTGTATCAGTACTTCGAAAACAAAGAAGAACTGGTGCGGCAGATGCTGGACGCCCAACTGGGCGAAAGTCTGCACGAAGCCAGTGCGATTCAGCAGCAGGCGGCCAACGCCATTGTCGGGGCGCTGCAAATCTGGGACCGGCTGATTCACTACAAGCAGACGGTAAACCCCAGCCTGTTTCTCGACATCGAACGCCATTACCCGGCGGCCTGGGCGCTCTTTCAGGAAGGCAAACGGGCGTACATCAATACCATTCTGGTGGCGAATCTGCAGGCTGGCATCGAGCAGGGCCTGTACCGCCCAGACCTGAACCTGACCGTATTGGCCTGGCTCTGGGCCGAACAAAGCCAGTGCGACGTACCCAGCAAGGGCGACGAGCAGGTGATTAAACACCTGTTCATCCGCGGCCTGCTTACCCAGGAGGGATTGCGTGTGTATGAAGGCTATGTACCCCCGGCACCCCACCCCAACCCCTCCCCTTAA